In one Mauremys mutica isolate MM-2020 ecotype Southern chromosome 3, ASM2049712v1, whole genome shotgun sequence genomic region, the following are encoded:
- the AGBL5 gene encoding cytosolic carboxypeptidase-like protein 5 isoform X5, translating into MEIRCGGLLFSSKFDSGNLAHVEKVEHQDGEGDVAGNNSSSSSTTVSAVFGSSLPTADYEFNVWTKPDCAETEYENGNRSWFYFSVKGGAPGKLIKINIVNMNKQSKLYSQGMSPFVRTLPVRPRWERIRERPTFEMMETQFVLSFVHRFLEYRGTTTYFAFCYPFSYTECQEMLAQLDSRFEECQYMSPSSTLDSIYYHRELLCRSLDNLRVDLLTVTSCHGMREEREPRLDSLFPDEATPRPHCFAGKRVFFLSSRVHPGETPSSFVFNGFLEFILREDDPRAQMLRRMFVFKLIPMLNPDGVVRGHYRTDARGVNLNRQYLSPDAELHPAVYGAKAVLLYHHIHSRGPPGAPDWRIHASPLTSSSLSTKSSNHSIRNCTVAPEAPLSELEKANNLRNHPSTHLTLSQDPQPLEAPAAELGNKDQAVWILPSEPTGEHCEREAETAPSVAPLEAVLPQESGLAYYVDLHGHASKRGCFMYGNSFSEENAQVENMLFPKLISLNSAHFDFMGCNFSEKNMYARDKRDGQSKEGSGRVAIYKASGIIHSYTLECNYNTGRSVNSIPMACHDNGRASPPPPPTFPTKYTVELFEQVGRALAIAALDMAECNPWSRLVMSEHSSLNNLRAWMLKHVRNLKGMAAFSRKKGSNGLPALSSENALSRARSYSHGTSGSSGSQQNSPQIKASPSFTFSCNRAGGPAGGSQSPQKGSPRVLAPVRVVLQ; encoded by the exons ATGGAGATACGCTGCGGCGGCCTCTTGTTCAGTTCCAAATTTGACTCAGGGAACCTGGCCCATGTGGAGAAGGTGGAACACCAGGATGGAGAGGGGGACGTAGCTgggaacaacagcagcagcagcagtactaCTGTGTCTGCGGTGTTTGGCAGTTCCCTGCCCACGGCTGACTATGAATTCAATGTGTGGACCAAGCCCGACTGTGCTGAGACGGAGTATGAAAATGGGAACAG ATCCTGGTTTTATTTCAGTGTGAAGGGAGGCGCTCCAGGCAAGCTGATCAAAATCAACATCGTGAACATGAACAAGCAGAGCAAACTCTATTCCCAAGGCATGTCGCCTTTCGTTAGGACCCTGCCTGTCAGGCCCCGCTGGGAGCGCATCCGGGAGCGGCCCACCTTCGAG atGATGGAGACCCAGTTTGTGCTGTCCTTTGTGCACCGCTTCCTGGAGTACCGTGGCACCACCACCTACTTTGCCTTCTGTTACCCCTTCTCATACACGGAGTGCCAGGAGATGCTGGCCCAGCTGGACAGCCGCTTTGAGGAGTGTCAATACATGTCACCCAGCAG CACCCTTGACTCCATCTATTACCATCGAGAGCTGCTGTGCCGCTCCCTGGACAATCTGCGGGTGGACTTGCTCACTGTCACCTCGTGCCATGGCATGAGGGAGGAGCGCGAGCCCAGGCTGGACAGCCTATTCCCTGATGAAGCCACTCCTCGTCCGCATTGCTTTGCAGGGAAGAGG GTCTTCTTCCTGAGCAGCAGAGTTCACCCAGGGGAAACGCCCTCCAGCTTCGTCTTCAATGGCTTTCTGGAGTTCATCCTGCGGGAGGACGATCCCCGAGCCCAGATGCTGAGGCGCATGTTCGTCTTCAAGCTCATCCCCATGCTGAACCCAGATGGCGTGGTGCGAGGCCATTACCG AACTGACGCCCGGGGGGTGAACCTGAACCGCCAGTATCTGAGCCCTGATGCAGAGCTGCACCCTGCTGTGTACGGAGCCAAAGCCGTGCTCCTTTACCATCACATCCACAGCCGTGGCCCACCCGGTGCTCCTGACTGGAGGATACATGCCTCCCCGCTCACCTCCAGCTCGCTAAGCACAAAATCTTCCAACCATTCCATCCGCAACTGCACCGTGGCCCCGGAGGCTCCTCTGTCGGAGCTGGAGAAAGCCAACAACCTCCGCAACCACCCCAGCACCCATCTCACGCTTTCTCAGGACCCCCAGCCGCtggaagcacctgctgctgagcTGGGGAACAAGGACCAAGCTGTGTGGATCTTGCCTTCGGAGCCCACCGGGGAGCACTGTGAGAGGGAAGCCGAGACCGCCCCGTCAGTGGCTCCCCTGGAAGCCGTCCTGCCCCAGGAGAGCGGGCTGGCGTACTACGTGGATCTGCACGGGCACGCCTCCAAACGCGGCTGCTTCATGTACGGCAACAGCTTCAGCGAGGAGAATGCCCAG GTGGAAAATATGCTGTTCCCGAAACTCATCTCCTTGAACTCAGCTCACTTTGACTTCATGGGCTGCAACTTCTCCGAGAAGAACATGTACGCCAGAGACAAGCGGGACGGGCAGTCGAAAGAGGGCAGTGGCCGAGTGGCTATCTACAAGGCCTCGGGCATCATTCACAG CTACACACTGGAGTGCAACTATAACACTGGGCGCTCGGTGAACAGCATCCCCATGGCCTGCCACGACAATGGGCGGgcgagccctccaccccctccaaccTTCCCCACCAAGTACACCGTGGAGCTGTTTGAGCAG GTTGGACGGGCGTTGGCCATCGCGGCGCTGGACATGGCAGAATGTAACCCCTGGTCCCGGCTTGTCATGTCTGAGCACAGCAGCCTCAACAACCTGCGAGCCTGGATGCTGAAGCACGTGCGCAACCTGAAGGGCATGGCTGCCTTCTCCCGCAAGAAGGGCTCCAA CGGGCTGCCCGCCTTGAGCTCCGAGAATGCcctctcccgggccaggagctacAGCCATGGCACCAGTGGGAGCAGCGGCAGCCAGCAGAACTCGCCCCAGATCAAAGCCTCACCCAGCTTCACCTTCAGCTGTAACAGGGCTGGTGGCCCCGCAGGCGGGAGTCAGAGCCCTCAGAAAGGCAGCCCGAGGGTCCTGGCACCAGTGAGAG TGGTCTTGCAATGA